The Pseudomonas graminis region GTGGCATACCGGAACTGGATTCACCTTCCGCCTGATCCATCTGGATCCGCACGTCATGATGTGTGAGGACGATTGCCTGGACATTTGCTTTAAGATGGCCGGTTCCACAGCAACTCGTCCGACCCATGAAAGGCACGACAATGAGCATCAACGCCCGCGAAGCCATACTTCTGGCTGCTCGAAACATTGCCCAGTCACAAGGCTACAACGGACTGAATTTTCGCGATCTCGCCCAAGAGGTTGGCATTAAGCCAGCCAGTATCTACTACCACTTCCCGAGCAAGGCCGATCTGGGTATTGCCGTTGCCAAGCGGTATTGGCAAGACGGTGCCGCTGCCCTCGAGACTATTTCCGAGGAGACGCCGGATCCGGCGGAGGCATTGCGCCGATTCCCCGAAATTTTTCGTCGCTCGCTGGAGACCGACAACCGGCTGTGTCTGGCGAGCTTTGTGGGGGCGGAAACCGATAATCTACCCACGGCCATGGCCGAGGAGATCCAGACGTTTGCTCAGGTCAATATTGCCTGGCTTGGCCGACTGCTGGTCGCCGCGAAGTACTGCGAGGAAGCCGACAGCGACGTTCGCGCGCGCGCCATTTTCTCGGCCGTCGCGGGGGCGCAGCTCATCGCACGAAGCAGGTCGGACATCACACTGTTCGATACGTTAATCGAGGCCTATCGCGCCTACGGCCCACTGCCGGCATGACGCCCGCTTGCGCCCGAAACCTGTACAACGGCTTCGGACGGCGCGGGTCAGTCGTGCCCACCCGCACAGGTCGGGGAAGACGGCGCCGAGCCGAGCTTCGCCCATTCTTCCGGGGTGTAGGTGTGCAGCGCCAGAGCGTGGAACTCACCCATCAGGCCACCGAGCAGGCCATAGACCTTCTGATGGCGCTTGACTGCGTTGAGGCCAGCGAACTGCTCGCTGACCACCACCGCCTTGTAGTGAGTGTCCGTGCCGCGACTGTGCATGTGGCTTTCGTTGAGCACCTGAAGGTACTCGGGCTGAAAGACCGTCAACGCGGATTCGATTCGCTGTTGCATGCTCATGTCAGGCTTCGCTTATGGCTTCTTGGCAGGAGCAGCCGGTGCAGCAGGCTTGGCGCCGGCCGGGGTCAGTTCCTTGGTCATGTCGGCGAGCAGCTTGTTGACCACAGGCACCGCGCTTTCCAGTTTGCTCTGGGTCAGCTGGAACGACTGCTGGCTGATCTGCGGCATCTTGGCCTGGACTTTCTGGCCCAGCGGAGACTGGTAGAAGGCAACCAGGTCTTTCAGCTCGCTTTCGCTGAAGTTGGAGGTGTACAGCTTGACCATGTCAGGCTGCAGTTTTGGCCAGCTGATCACCTGATCCAGCGCGGCGTTGGCCTTGCCCTGGTAGGTTTCGAGGGTGGCTTGCTTGGACGCAGGCGCTTTGGTTTCAGCGAAACGCTGAGCGAACATCTGCTGGACTTGCATGTAAACCGGCGCACCCAGTTGATCGGCGTGAGCCAGTTTGAGGAACGCTACAGCACTGGCTTCATGGCTGGCGGTATCGGCAAGAACCTGGCCGCTGGCACATACCAGAGCAACCGCAGCACAAATGGCACGAAGACGGGTCATCGAGTTTCCTTATCTAGCAGGCGAGGCAGAACCCCAAGGGCGGCCATTCTGCGCCCCTTTGCGCATTTCCCTCAACCCCCGACCCTACGAGCGGTTATCCCGCGGACCTGACGCACTCGCCCGTATGCAGGTTTAGGGCGACCGCCCCGGTCGTTTTGTCGCACACTGGCCGTACCTGTTCCGACCGCACAGCAGCCACGGGGAACCCCACCGGCTCGCCTGGTTACTAAACTGCGCAAATCGATCTTAAGGAGAGAGTCCAGTGAGCCGTACCGAAACCGACAGCATAGGTCCGATCGAAGTCCCCGAAGACGCTTACTGGGGGGCGCAGACGCAGCGTTCTCTGATCAACTTCGCCATTGGCCAGGAGCGCATGCCACTGCCCGTATTGCACGCGCTGGCGCTGATCAAAAAAGCCGCCGCCCGAGTCAACAACCGCAACGGCGACTTGCCCACTGACATTGCCAACCTGATCGAGCAGTCCGCCGACGAAGTGCTGCAAGGCCAGCTCGACGACCAGTTTCCCCTGGTGGTCTGGCAGACCGGCAGCGGCACGCAAAGCAACATGAACGTCAATGAAGTCATCGCCGGCCGTGCCAACGAACTGGCGGGTGGCGTTCGCGGCGGCAAGTCCCCGGTTCACCCCAACGATCACGTCAATCGCTCGCAGAGCTCCAACGACTGCTTCCCCACCGCGATGCACATCGCCGCTGTGCAGGCAGTGAAAGAACACCTGCTGCCGGCGATCGCTGAATTGTCCAGCGGCCTCGCCGAGCAGTCTTCGCGGCACATGAAGCTGGTGAAAACCGGCCGCACGCACATGATGGACGCTACGCCGATCACTTTCGGCCAGGAGCTGTCGGCCTATGTCGCCCAGCTCGACTACGCCGAAAAGAGCATTCGCGCTGCGTTGCCGGCCGTATGTGAACTGGCCCAGGGCGGCACCGCCGTTGGTACGGGTTTGAACTCGCCCCATGGATTCGCCGAAGCAGTCGCCGCTGAACTGGCTGCGCTGTCTGGCCTGCCCTTCGTCACCGCGCCTAACAAGTTTGCCGCGCTGGCCGGGCATGAGCCGCTGACCGCGCTGTCCGGCGCGTTGAAAACCCTCGCCGTGACGCTGATGAAAATCGCCAACGACCTGCGTCTGCTCGGTTCCGGCCCTCGAGCCGGCCTGGCCGAAGTCAAGCTGCCGGCCAACGAACCGGGCAGCTCGATCATGCCGGGCAAGGTCAACCCGACCCAGTGCGAGGCGCTGTCGATGCTAGCGTGTCAGGTCATGGGCAACGACACCACGATCACCTTCGCTGCCAGTCAGGGCCACCTGCAACTGAACGTGTTCAAGCCGGTGATCATCCACAACCTGCTGCAATCGATCCGCTTGCTGGGCGATGGCTGCCGCAACTTCTACGAACACTGCATTGCCGGCATGGAACCGGATGCCGCCAAGATGGCCGAGCATCTGGAACGCGGCCTGATGCTGGTGACCGCGCTGAACCCGCACATCGGCTACGACAAGTCGGCGCAGATTGCCAAGAAAGCCTATAGCGAAGGGCTGACCCTGCGCGAAGCGGCGCTGCAACTGGGCTTCCTCACCGACGCCGAGTTCGATGCCTGGGTGCGCCCGGAACACATGCTCGAGGCTGGCAGTAATGGCTGAACCCATCAGCGGCGCCACGCCACTGGAAGGCTATGGCAAACGCATTCTGATGATCATCGGCACGCCGAAAAGCATCAGCCTCGGCCACGCGCTGGGCGAGGCTTATGCTCAGGGCGCGCGGAGCAAAGGTCATGTCGTGCGGGTGCTCAAGCTTGATGAAATGGATTTCGACCCGGTGCTGCGGGGTGGTTATGAATCAGCACAGACGCTGGAACACGATCTGCTTGAAGCCCAGCGCGAGGTGCACTGGGCGCAGCATCTGGTGTTCGTGTATCCCGTCTGGTGGGGCGGGCTGCCGAGCCTGCTTGGTGGATTCTTTGACCGGGTGTTCATGCCCGGCTTTGCTTTCAAAGCCCACGGCAGGCATCACCCCTCCAATGAGTTGCTGAAGGGCCGGACGGCGGAATTGCTGGTGACGATGGACACGCCGTCACGCTACTTCCGCTGGGTTTTCAAGGCCCCGGCCCATCGGCAGATGGTCAGGACGATCCTCGAATTCTGCGGCATCAAGACCACGCGGCTGACGGAGTTCTCGCCGGTACGCACCTCTACCGAAGAGCAGCGTCAGCAGTGGATTCGTGACGCCGAAGCACTGGGCAAGCGCTGAATGTGATGCCCGCACGGTCAGGAGTGGCGCGTGGGCTCGCAAGTTGATGGAACCGTTAACAACGCTACTATTCAAATGCTCTGACTTACGCTGTAGCGGCTGTCGCCCATTCAGATCACTCGCGTACCAACCCAATGCCCGGAGAAGGCCATGTTAAGCAAGCGTGAACAAGATCCAGCCCCCACCGTACGTTTTCGCAGCGACCGCGTTTCCCGCGTCAATGGCCAGTATTTCTTCAGCACCCGGGAAAACACACTCGAAGGTCCATTCATGAGCAAGGAAGACGCTGCTCGGGAAACCGAAGTCTATATCCGTCGCATGCAGGCGGTCAGTGCGTATCAGCCAGGCATGCCCTCCTCGCTCAACGGCTGATTCAGTCCGTTTTCATGAATGATTGCGGCGAAAGGTCTCTTCGCCCATCGCTGCGATCTGTCCGTCGATCAGCGCATCGAACGGACGCAACAAGCCATTGAATGAGGCTTCCGGCTCCAGCGTATGCAGCGCATGGACGATGGCCTCCAGTGTCGACAATGCCTCGGGCCCCGGTGCTTTGCGTAATCGATAGCGTGACGCTGGCGCGTTGGTCAGCACCACTCTCGGCAACGCCGCCAGCAGAGGATTGAGGTGCAGCAGCTTGCGCGCCTTGCGCCAAGTGCCATCGGGCACCACGAGCAGCACGGACACATCGTCGGCACTGTAAGCCTTCAACGCAACAGCCTCTTCCCCTGGAAACAGCAAACAGGCCCGGTAACCGGGCCGGCTCAGCCACAGCGCCAGATCCTCGAACACCTCTCCCACCTGCAATTCCGCATTCGTCAGGCCAAGGGCTGCAAGGCGCGCCGTGTTGAGCGCGTGATTGACTTCACTGGGATGCTGCAGGATCAACACGCGCGTCCGGCTGCCCAACGCGGGAATCAACGCACACAGGCAGTGATCGGACGGACGCAGGCAGCGTTCACAACGGGCACGGGACATCGTCGGTTTCCTACAGTGGATTGAGCTGCGCTTTCAGCAGATCGCGAAAGGTCTGAATCAGCGGCTCACGGCTGCGGCCACGACGCAGGATCATTGAAAACGGCGCCTGATAGCCGAAAGTGGCCGGCAGTAAGACGCGCAGGTGCCCGGAGTCCACCCACGACTGCGCGTAATGCTCGGGCAAGTAACCGATGTAGGCGCCGGACAGCACCAGGATCAACTGCGCTTCCATACTCTCCACGGTCGCGGCGCTGTGCTTGAAGCCGTGGCGAGCCAGTTCGGCCTGACTCCAGTACCCGCGCCCGACCATGCGTTGTTGAGTGATGACAGGTTCCGGAATCCGCCGTTCGGCATACAGCGTGTGGCGATTGCTGCAGTACAGCCAGTGCTGCTCGCGGTACAGCGGCTGATAGAGCAAGCCGTTCATGCGGGTGGAAAACGAGCCGATTGCCAGGTCCAGCCGGTTGTCCAGCACGCCCAGCTGCAGTTCATACGGACTCATCACGGCGAGGTGCAAATGCACGGCCGGATGCTCTGCACTGTAGGCGCCGATGACTTCCGCAAAGGGCAGCGCGCGGTCGCTGACCGTCGAGTCCAGCACCCCCAGGTTCAGCGTGCCGCGCAGCTCGCCCTTGAGCGCAGCGGCGTAGCGCTCGAAGCCTTCCAGCTCGCCCAACAGCCGCAGGGTTTCCTGATGAAACAGCTCGCCCTTGCTGGTCAGGCTGAAACCGCCGCGTCCGCGATGACACAGCACGATGCCCAACGCCGCTTCGAGCTGGCTCATGTAGGTGCTGATTGCCGAGGTCGACAGATTGAGTTCTTGCTGGGCGCTGGCAAAGCCCTGATGGCGCACCACGCAGGCGAAGATGCGCAGCAATTTGAGGTCGGGGAGCGCGCTGGGCATGGTTGTTCCAGGGAGAGTTTTGCGCGCAGCTTACCCGATACTTCAGGATTATCTGAACTAAGTATTTTGCCTGGCCGATTGTTTGCGGTGGGCCCGGTCAACAGAATCGGGGCCATGCTGGAAGCCCGCTTCCGCCCCTTTTTGATTACCACTGACGAGGCATTCCCGTGGACAAGATTTTTCACCAACCACTGGGCGGCAACGAAATGCCGCGCTTCGCGGGCATCGCCACCATGATGCGCTTGCCGCACCTGCAAACGGCGGCCGGGCTGGACGCGGCCTTCGTCGGCGTGCCCCTGGACATCGGCACGTCGCTGCGCGCCGGCACTCGATTCGGCCCGCGGGAAATCCGTGCCGAATCGGTGATGATTCGCCCCTACAACATGGCCACCGGCGCCGCGCCGTTTGATTCGCTGTCCGTGGCGGACATCGGCGACGTGGCGATCAACACGTTTAACCTGCTGGATGCCGTGCGCATCATCGAAGAAGCCTACGACGGCTTTCTCGAACACGACATCATTCCACTGACCCTCGGCGGCGATCACACCATCACCCTGCCGATCCTGCGCGCCATGAAGAAGAAACATGGCAAGGTCGGGCTGGTGCACATCGACGCCCATGCGGACGTTAACGATCATATGTTTGGCGAAAAGATTGCCCATGGCACCACGTTCCGTCGGGCGGTGGAGGAAGGTCTGCTGGATTGCGATCGCGTGGTGCAGATCGGTTTGCGTGCCCAGGGCTATACCGCTGAAGACTTCAACTGGAGTCGCAAGCAAGGGTTCCGAGTGGTTCAGGCCGAGGAATGCTGGCACAAGTCGCTGGCGCCGCTGATGGCCGAAGTGCGCGAGAAGGTAGGCGGCGGTCCGGTGTACCTGAGTTTCGACATCGACGGCATCGACCCGGCCTGGGCGCCGGGCACTGGCACACCGGAAATCGGCGGGCTGACGACGATTCAGGCAATCGAGATCATTCGTGGGTGCCAGGGGATGGACCTGATTGGCTGTGACCTTGTCGAGGTTTCGCCGCCGTATGACACCACCGGCAATACCTCGCTGCTGGGGGCGAACCTGCTCTATGAAATGCTGTGCGTGCTGCCAGGCGTCGCGCACCGCTGACAGCGGGACTGGACGGTTTGCATAGCGGGACCGGGCGCGCTGCTTTTTTAGCGGGACCGGCTTCAGCCGGGAAGAGGCCCGTATGAGCACCCCTCACTCTTGCGGTGTGGCGCCTGGGCCTTTTCGGGCTGAAGCCGGTCCCACAACGTGTGCGCTGCATCGGGCGCGCTGTTCTTCCATTGCGCGCCGTTACAAAAAATCTCCACACACCTGTCATTCCTCTCCCGCAAACTTAGGCTAGCCTTAATTCGAGACCGCCGGCGTTGCGCAACGCACCGCAGGTTTTTCAGGGTGGTTGCTCATTAGGCATTCCTGCCACAACCCTCTGTATTTTGATGTTGGGGTGATTACCACTTAGATCAAAGCAGAGGCCGGCCATGAAGCAGAGTGAAGTCAGACAACATGTCATCGACACGATCGGGAAGATTCTGGTCGACAAGACGCTGATTCAGGAAGAAGACGATGTGATGCTGAGTGCGCTTGAACTGGATGAGGAAGACTTCAGGGAGTTTTTTTCAATTCTGCAAAGTGACTTTGGCATCGTCCTCCCCAACCAGATCAAAGCCGATATTGCGGGTATGTCACCGCAATCACCTTATGGACAACTGACGCTGCAGGGTCTTGTCGACCAGATTCTCGTCGAAAGCAAACGCAGGACTCATCACTGAGCCGCAGACGTGAATGGCTCAGAAAAGATCCAGAGGAGAATCAGAGGGCTGATCGAAGGGTCGGGAGACAAATCGGGAGCGGGCTATCGGGCGATAGCGCCGCTTTCAGACGCGTCTTGAGAAAGCGCTTAGCGCCGTGGACGACGACGCTCATCATCATTGCTGCGCACGGGTATGGGTTGCAGCTTTGGCTTTTCAATCAACCCGAGCGCGACGCCTACATCGTGAAGCCATTCTTGCAACTTGCTGTTCATATAACGCCCCCTTCAGGGAAATACTCGGCAGCCAATGTCCGACCTGCCTAAAGCAGATCATAGTGCTAAGGCGCACTTTACGCCTGCTACCGAGTGTCGCGGCAGGAATTTTTTGCCTTGCATGACGTAGTGACACTGCAAATCGCCGATTCGAAGACTTCACGCGACAGACGGCAGGGCCGTCAGCCAGCGACCGCGGAGGTCAACGCCGCGCATTCATGGGCCTGCCGGCGTCTGGCAAACAGATAGAACAGCCCACCGCCCAGGAAACATCCTGTAAACCATGCGAAGTTGGCCATCGGCTGCAATGCCGGGACGAAGGTGATTGCGATGCCTGCCACTGTCGCCAGGATAAGCGCCTTGAACGCCGTGTAGTTCACTCCGCCGGTGTACCAGTAGCGCCCGGTCGGCCCATCGTTGAACAGCGCATCGACATCGATCTGCTGCTTCTTGATCACGTAATAGTCCACCAGCAAGATGCCGAACAACGGCCCGATGAACGCCGCCAGCACGTCCAGGGTGTAATGGATGACGGCGGGGTTGTTAAACAGGTTCCAGGGTGTGATGAAGACCGACGCCACCGCTGCGATCATCCCGCCTGCACGCCAGCTGATCTTGCTGGGCGCGACGTTGGCGAAGTCGAACGCCGGCGACACGAAGTTGGCGACGATATTGATGCCGATCGTCGCGGTCACGAAGGCAAACGCGCCGAGCAGCACCGCGACATCGTTATCGATGCGCGCCACGGTGGCGATCGGGTCATGGAGCATTTCGCCGAACACCGGCAGCGTTCCCGAAACAATGACGACGGTGACCAGCGAAAACGCCAGAAAGTTGATAGGCAGCCCCCAGAAATTGCCGCGACGCACTTCGGACATGCTCCGGCAGTAGCGGCTGAAATCGCCGAAGTTGAGCGTAGGGCCAGAGAAGTACGACACTACCAGTGCCGTTGCCATGATCACTTGGGAAAACGCTTCCCAGCCAGTCAGGGATTTCTCGGACAGGGTGAAGCTGATGTTGGCCCAGCCCGCCTTCCAGACAATCCACCCCGCCAGGATGAACATCACGGCGTAGACCACGGGTCCGGCCCAATCAATGAAGCGCCGGATCGAGTCCATCCCGGTCCAGAACACAGCAGCCTGTACCACCCAGAGCGCGAGGAAGCCCATCCATCCGAGATAGGACAAGCCGGCAAAGTGCGGCTCTGCATAGACCGACATGTGTGGGAAGAAGCGCAGCACCACGATGATCAGCGCGCTCGAGGCCAGATACGTCTGCACCCCGTACCACGCCACCGCGATAAGCCCGCGAATCACTGCAGGAATATTCGCACCGAACACGCCGAAAGCGAGACGGCAGATCACCGGGTACGGCACCGCCGCCTGCTGACTGGGCCTGGCCAGCAGGTTGGCGATCACCTGAATGATGCAGATGCCCACCAGCAGCGCGATCAGCACCTGCCAGCTCGCCAGCCCGAGGGCAAAAAGGCTGGCCGCGAAGACGTAGCCGCCCACGCTGTGCACATCGCTCATCCAGAACGCGAAAATGTTGTACCAGGTCCACTTCTGCGGCACGGGGCCCAGGTCTTCGTTGTACAGGCGGGGGCTGTAGCCTTTGGGCAATGGCTCGGTCATCGCATTTCTCCCTTAAAGGACGAACCGGCTCCCGACATCACACGTGCACACACTGCGTACGGGAGCGCGTGTGGGTTGTATACGAAGCGAGAGGCAGAATGCGTGCCATTGCTATCCTGTCGCGCAGAAAATGCGTCTAGACAGCGGGTTTCAAGCGACTGACGAGCCCGGAACTATGGATTTCAAAGGGTGGGACGGCAGACGCCGCGCCTGCTGGCAGTGCAGCGTGACCAAAGTCGGTGCATGATCAGAAGGCGGCGAATGAGGGGCTGCAGCCAGATCACGTGTATACAATCGCGACGGGCTTTGGTCCAACCTGATAAGTCCGCGCGCTACCGCATCGTGGTCCAACAGTCCTTGTTTACTCCGGCAACTGCACCAGCCCATCCGGGTCGGTCATCGCCCGCTCCAGCAGATCCGCCGGCAGACTCTTGCTCGCCCGCGCGCCCAGCAGCTTGAGCTGTTCACTGCGGCTGACCAGGTTGCCCCGCCCTTCGACAAGCTTGTTGCGCGCGGCGCCGTAGGCCTTGTCGAGCTGCTGAAGACGGTTGCCGACCTCGTCCAGGTCCTGGATAAACAGCACGAACTTGTCGTAGAG contains the following coding sequences:
- a CDS encoding NCS1 family nucleobase:cation symporter-1; the protein is MTEPLPKGYSPRLYNEDLGPVPQKWTWYNIFAFWMSDVHSVGGYVFAASLFALGLASWQVLIALLVGICIIQVIANLLARPSQQAAVPYPVICRLAFGVFGANIPAVIRGLIAVAWYGVQTYLASSALIIVVLRFFPHMSVYAEPHFAGLSYLGWMGFLALWVVQAAVFWTGMDSIRRFIDWAGPVVYAVMFILAGWIVWKAGWANISFTLSEKSLTGWEAFSQVIMATALVVSYFSGPTLNFGDFSRYCRSMSEVRRGNFWGLPINFLAFSLVTVVIVSGTLPVFGEMLHDPIATVARIDNDVAVLLGAFAFVTATIGINIVANFVSPAFDFANVAPSKISWRAGGMIAAVASVFITPWNLFNNPAVIHYTLDVLAAFIGPLFGILLVDYYVIKKQQIDVDALFNDGPTGRYWYTGGVNYTAFKALILATVAGIAITFVPALQPMANFAWFTGCFLGGGLFYLFARRRQAHECAALTSAVAG
- a CDS encoding DUF6316 family protein — translated: MLSKREQDPAPTVRFRSDRVSRVNGQYFFSTRENTLEGPFMSKEDAARETEVYIRRMQAVSAYQPGMPSSLNG
- a CDS encoding DUF2059 domain-containing protein — translated: MTRLRAICAAVALVCASGQVLADTASHEASAVAFLKLAHADQLGAPVYMQVQQMFAQRFAETKAPASKQATLETYQGKANAALDQVISWPKLQPDMVKLYTSNFSESELKDLVAFYQSPLGQKVQAKMPQISQQSFQLTQSKLESAVPVVNKLLADMTKELTPAGAKPAAPAAPAKKP
- a CDS encoding BolA family protein, whose amino-acid sequence is MSMQQRIESALTVFQPEYLQVLNESHMHSRGTDTHYKAVVVSEQFAGLNAVKRHQKVYGLLGGLMGEFHALALHTYTPEEWAKLGSAPSSPTCAGGHD
- a CDS encoding tRNA-uridine aminocarboxypropyltransferase — translated: MSRARCERCLRPSDHCLCALIPALGSRTRVLILQHPSEVNHALNTARLAALGLTNAELQVGEVFEDLALWLSRPGYRACLLFPGEEAVALKAYSADDVSVLLVVPDGTWRKARKLLHLNPLLAALPRVVLTNAPASRYRLRKAPGPEALSTLEAIVHALHTLEPEASFNGLLRPFDALIDGQIAAMGEETFRRNHS
- a CDS encoding NAD(P)H-dependent oxidoreductase yields the protein MAEPISGATPLEGYGKRILMIIGTPKSISLGHALGEAYAQGARSKGHVVRVLKLDEMDFDPVLRGGYESAQTLEHDLLEAQREVHWAQHLVFVYPVWWGGLPSLLGGFFDRVFMPGFAFKAHGRHHPSNELLKGRTAELLVTMDTPSRYFRWVFKAPAHRQMVRTILEFCGIKTTRLTEFSPVRTSTEEQRQQWIRDAEALGKR
- the speB gene encoding agmatinase → MDKIFHQPLGGNEMPRFAGIATMMRLPHLQTAAGLDAAFVGVPLDIGTSLRAGTRFGPREIRAESVMIRPYNMATGAAPFDSLSVADIGDVAINTFNLLDAVRIIEEAYDGFLEHDIIPLTLGGDHTITLPILRAMKKKHGKVGLVHIDAHADVNDHMFGEKIAHGTTFRRAVEEGLLDCDRVVQIGLRAQGYTAEDFNWSRKQGFRVVQAEECWHKSLAPLMAEVREKVGGGPVYLSFDIDGIDPAWAPGTGTPEIGGLTTIQAIEIIRGCQGMDLIGCDLVEVSPPYDTTGNTSLLGANLLYEMLCVLPGVAHR
- a CDS encoding TetR/AcrR family transcriptional regulator, translated to MSINAREAILLAARNIAQSQGYNGLNFRDLAQEVGIKPASIYYHFPSKADLGIAVAKRYWQDGAAALETISEETPDPAEALRRFPEIFRRSLETDNRLCLASFVGAETDNLPTAMAEEIQTFAQVNIAWLGRLLVAAKYCEEADSDVRARAIFSAVAGAQLIARSRSDITLFDTLIEAYRAYGPLPA
- a CDS encoding PA1414 family protein, with the translated sequence MNSKLQEWLHDVGVALGLIEKPKLQPIPVRSNDDERRRPRR
- a CDS encoding LysR family transcriptional regulator produces the protein MPSALPDLKLLRIFACVVRHQGFASAQQELNLSTSAISTYMSQLEAALGIVLCHRGRGGFSLTSKGELFHQETLRLLGELEGFERYAAALKGELRGTLNLGVLDSTVSDRALPFAEVIGAYSAEHPAVHLHLAVMSPYELQLGVLDNRLDLAIGSFSTRMNGLLYQPLYREQHWLYCSNRHTLYAERRIPEPVITQQRMVGRGYWSQAELARHGFKHSAATVESMEAQLILVLSGAYIGYLPEHYAQSWVDSGHLRVLLPATFGYQAPFSMILRRGRSREPLIQTFRDLLKAQLNPL
- a CDS encoding class II fumarate hydratase, yielding MSRTETDSIGPIEVPEDAYWGAQTQRSLINFAIGQERMPLPVLHALALIKKAAARVNNRNGDLPTDIANLIEQSADEVLQGQLDDQFPLVVWQTGSGTQSNMNVNEVIAGRANELAGGVRGGKSPVHPNDHVNRSQSSNDCFPTAMHIAAVQAVKEHLLPAIAELSSGLAEQSSRHMKLVKTGRTHMMDATPITFGQELSAYVAQLDYAEKSIRAALPAVCELAQGGTAVGTGLNSPHGFAEAVAAELAALSGLPFVTAPNKFAALAGHEPLTALSGALKTLAVTLMKIANDLRLLGSGPRAGLAEVKLPANEPGSSIMPGKVNPTQCEALSMLACQVMGNDTTITFAASQGHLQLNVFKPVIIHNLLQSIRLLGDGCRNFYEHCIAGMEPDAAKMAEHLERGLMLVTALNPHIGYDKSAQIAKKAYSEGLTLREAALQLGFLTDAEFDAWVRPEHMLEAGSNG